From Kingella potus, a single genomic window includes:
- a CDS encoding phage portal protein family protein, whose amino-acid sequence MFWQKKKQAKAFKQELKTLVADTAYALDAFSAESSDELLDRLQLSRAEAYSAVSSDDEVESCKEDLRTAMTASGWRLYGEGTDDAQTDRIYRCIRRHLGAFVELVLTARLNGYAVGRYVWKVEEDGFITLDKVRDRRDELEKYVPQRDGGLKYRGENGEELVDTNVLHLFLANKPTAKNPAGEMTVARLYPAVALRKQGIQYAYQFIKRYGQPYLVGRYANALDDNVKTVYGLINGGAATLSSEDSIEMLTNPATGSAFGEIEKLANARIQKLLLGKVKTSELNSGSRSAQQIEENARQDRIEAYLTLLSLAVQHAVDALLMVNAQWGVPVKHQGGLWFEFNEEIKVDKARAERDKIYADIGQLRFTEEYYEKVLGFEPEHYELAQNPQRPSENRALSARFSDTGVSDGLSAAEAADRAIMQPKVAAILSALAEADGYAAFQTALNQMDLSENDLLLVDKLVGESVRAFAEGQNE is encoded by the coding sequence ATGTTTTGGCAAAAGAAAAAACAGGCAAAAGCCTTCAAGCAGGAATTGAAAACGCTGGTGGCCGATACTGCCTACGCGCTGGACGCGTTTTCCGCCGAAAGCAGCGACGAGCTGCTCGACCGGCTGCAACTGTCCCGCGCCGAGGCCTATTCCGCCGTGTCCTCCGACGACGAGGTAGAAAGCTGCAAGGAAGACCTGCGCACGGCGATGACGGCCAGCGGCTGGCGGCTGTACGGCGAGGGAACGGACGACGCGCAGACCGACCGCATCTACCGCTGCATCCGCCGCCATCTGGGCGCGTTTGTGGAGCTGGTTTTAACCGCGCGGCTCAACGGCTATGCGGTAGGCCGCTATGTGTGGAAGGTAGAAGAAGACGGCTTTATCACGCTGGACAAGGTGCGCGACCGCCGCGACGAGCTGGAAAAATACGTCCCGCAGCGCGACGGCGGGCTGAAATACCGTGGCGAAAACGGCGAAGAGCTTGTTGATACCAATGTGCTGCATCTGTTTCTCGCCAACAAGCCCACGGCGAAAAACCCTGCCGGCGAAATGACCGTGGCGCGGCTCTATCCCGCCGTCGCCCTGCGCAAACAGGGCATCCAATACGCCTACCAGTTTATCAAACGCTACGGCCAGCCCTATCTGGTGGGCAGATATGCCAACGCGCTGGATGACAATGTGAAGACGGTGTACGGCCTGATAAACGGCGGCGCGGCCACGCTCTCGTCCGAAGACAGCATCGAGATGCTTACCAACCCCGCCACGGGATCGGCATTCGGCGAAATCGAAAAGCTGGCCAACGCCCGCATCCAAAAGCTGCTTTTGGGCAAGGTCAAAACCTCCGAACTCAACAGTGGCAGCCGTTCGGCGCAGCAGATTGAGGAAAACGCCCGCCAAGACCGCATCGAGGCCTATCTGACCCTGCTCTCGCTGGCCGTGCAGCACGCGGTGGACGCGCTGCTTATGGTTAATGCCCAATGGGGCGTGCCCGTGAAACACCAAGGCGGGCTGTGGTTTGAGTTCAACGAAGAAATCAAAGTGGACAAGGCGCGGGCGGAGCGCGACAAAATCTACGCCGACATAGGGCAGCTTCGTTTTACCGAGGAATATTACGAAAAAGTGCTGGGCTTCGAGCCTGAACACTACGAATTGGCACAAAACCCGCAGAGGCCGTCTGAAAACCGCGCCCTGTCCGCCCGCTTTTCCGATACGGGCGTTTCAGACGGCCTTTCCGCCGCCGAAGCCGCCGACCGCGCCATCATGCAGCCGAAAGTGGCCGCCATCCTGTCCGCCCTGGCCGAAGCCGACGGCTACGCGGCCTTTCAGACGGCCTTAAACCAAATGGATTTGTCGGAAAACGATTTGCTGCTGGTGGACAAGCTGGTGGGCGAGTCCGTCCGCGCCTTTGCCGAGGGGCAGAATGAATGA
- a CDS encoding DUF1804 family protein, which yields MHDKDTYTRLRRLYINGATLDEAAAECGMGLRTAERRKAEARDSGDNWDMARAAATLTGAETVAQSILRGMMRQYEQAAGDLEADTSLSAVERVDALATLADALVKTVAANKRLMPETSELATALKVLEMLYAFVREKHPAHLPAFAEIIEPFGAQLEREFK from the coding sequence ATGCACGATAAGGATACATACACGCGGCTGCGCCGGCTGTATATCAACGGGGCGACGCTGGACGAGGCTGCGGCCGAATGCGGCATGGGGCTGCGCACGGCGGAGCGGCGCAAGGCCGAGGCCAGGGACTCGGGCGACAACTGGGACATGGCGCGGGCGGCGGCAACGCTGACTGGTGCGGAAACGGTGGCGCAAAGCATTCTGCGCGGGATGATGCGCCAATACGAGCAGGCGGCGGGCGATTTGGAGGCGGATACGTCGCTGTCGGCGGTGGAGCGGGTGGACGCGCTGGCGACGCTGGCCGATGCGCTGGTGAAAACAGTGGCGGCCAACAAGCGTTTGATGCCGGAAACATCCGAGCTGGCCACTGCATTGAAGGTGCTGGAAATGCTGTATGCCTTCGTGCGCGAAAAACATCCCGCACACCTGCCTGCCTTTGCCGAAATCATCGAACCCTTCGGCGCACAGTTGGAGCGGGAATTTAAGTAG
- the terL gene encoding phage terminase large subunit has protein sequence MKSKGFLKNLAALAADLRRSIEAEVEGFDASPAAVAQRRKKVFDPVHGYEYFVNHYFPHYTRSPHKSQLHEYLFESLPAVLSHPQNQTLALAAPRGEAKSTMVSRLFSLWCIVTGSKHYIVLIMDSIDQAYPILESIKAELEANPRLKTDFPEACGQGRVWQAATAVTANGIKLEAAGSGKRLRGRTHGAYRPDLVILDDIENDEAVRNPAQRDKLEDWLKQSVLQLGGVGQKFDVVYIGTILHYDSVLNRTLNNPIWHSARFKAMIEWPDNMDLWQEWETILCNNGKAGEAMAQAFYEAHQAEMMAGAQTSWAARGVLDLMKIRARDGHAAFDSELQNDPVSGEDAVFANILDNCFYRPSEIPPDAVRFGALDPSLGKAGAGRDPSAILVGSFCRETGVLYVEVAQIKKRLPDLIIEDVIALQKKYGCQVWAVETVQFQEFLKTELVRRGAERGIPVPARGVKPNADKLLRIESLQPHIANGLIKFDKNHTALLDQLRHFPKAPHDDGPDALHMLWILASNGIRQQATRRAIDLPPPSLSI, from the coding sequence ATGAAATCCAAAGGCTTTTTAAAAAACCTTGCCGCGCTGGCGGCCGACCTGCGCCGCAGCATCGAGGCGGAGGTGGAGGGCTTCGACGCTTCGCCCGCTGCGGTGGCACAGCGGCGCAAAAAGGTGTTCGACCCGGTGCACGGTTATGAGTATTTCGTAAACCATTATTTCCCGCACTATACCCGTTCGCCGCACAAGTCGCAGCTTCACGAGTATCTGTTTGAGAGCCTGCCCGCCGTTTTGAGCCATCCGCAAAACCAAACGCTGGCCTTGGCCGCGCCGAGGGGCGAGGCAAAATCAACCATGGTGTCGCGCCTGTTTTCCTTGTGGTGCATCGTAACGGGGAGCAAACACTACATTGTTCTGATTATGGACAGCATCGACCAGGCTTACCCGATTTTGGAATCCATCAAGGCCGAACTGGAAGCCAACCCGCGCTTGAAAACCGATTTCCCCGAAGCCTGCGGGCAGGGGCGCGTGTGGCAGGCGGCTACGGCGGTTACGGCCAACGGCATCAAGCTAGAAGCGGCCGGCAGCGGCAAACGCCTGCGCGGACGCACGCACGGTGCATACCGCCCCGACCTTGTGATTCTCGACGACATCGAAAACGACGAAGCGGTGCGCAATCCCGCGCAGCGCGACAAGCTTGAAGACTGGCTGAAACAGTCGGTGTTGCAGCTCGGCGGCGTGGGGCAGAAGTTCGACGTGGTGTATATCGGCACGATTCTGCACTACGACAGCGTGTTAAACCGCACCTTGAACAACCCGATATGGCATTCGGCGCGTTTCAAGGCGATGATTGAATGGCCGGACAATATGGATTTGTGGCAGGAATGGGAAACCATTTTGTGCAACAACGGCAAGGCGGGCGAGGCGATGGCGCAGGCCTTTTACGAGGCGCACCAAGCCGAGATGATGGCGGGCGCGCAAACCTCTTGGGCGGCGCGGGGCGTGTTGGATTTGATGAAAATCCGCGCCCGCGACGGCCACGCGGCCTTTGATTCGGAGCTGCAAAACGACCCCGTGAGCGGCGAAGACGCGGTGTTTGCCAATATTTTGGACAACTGCTTTTACAGGCCGTCTGAAATTCCGCCCGACGCGGTGCGCTTCGGCGCACTCGACCCCTCTTTGGGCAAAGCGGGCGCGGGGCGCGATCCGTCGGCCATTCTGGTGGGTTCGTTCTGCCGCGAAACGGGTGTGCTGTATGTGGAAGTCGCCCAAATCAAAAAACGCCTGCCCGATCTGATTATCGAAGATGTGATTGCCTTGCAGAAAAAGTACGGTTGTCAGGTGTGGGCGGTGGAAACGGTGCAGTTTCAGGAGTTTTTAAAAACCGAGCTGGTGCGGCGCGGCGCAGAGCGGGGCATACCCGTGCCGGCGCGGGGCGTGAAGCCCAATGCCGACAAGCTCTTGCGCATCGAGAGTTTGCAGCCGCACATTGCCAACGGCCTAATCAAATTCGACAAAAACCACACCGCGCTGCTCGACCAGTTGCGCCACTTCCCAAAAGCCCCGCACGACGACGGCCCCGACGCGCTGCATATGCTGTGGATACTGGCCTCAAACGGCATTCGCCAGCAGGCCACGCGCCGCGCCATCGATCTGCCGCCGCCTTCTTTGAGTATTTAG
- a CDS encoding helix-turn-helix domain-containing protein, which yields MPLKPLKRNSQCARLLEYLQAGGSVTSFEAYAKFGITQLAARITELEGRGVVIARAGEENNGARYVRYSMGVEA from the coding sequence ATGCCCTTGAAACCTTTGAAGCGCAACAGCCAGTGTGCGCGTTTGTTGGAATATTTGCAGGCGGGCGGCTCGGTTACGAGTTTTGAAGCCTATGCGAAGTTTGGCATTACGCAGCTTGCCGCGCGGATTACCGAATTGGAAGGGCGCGGGGTGGTGATTGCCCGCGCGGGCGAAGAAAACAACGGGGCGCGTTATGTGCGCTATTCGATGGGAGTTGAAGCATGA
- a CDS encoding helix-turn-helix domain-containing protein produces MSMSLTAKAMSLKVGNAIRKLVLLKLADQANDRGECRPSYASVAEAAECSSRAVINHIRWLEEYGFLRIEKRKIGHGQNLTNVYHLTLENGRSGL; encoded by the coding sequence ATGAGTATGTCTTTAACGGCGAAAGCCATGAGCCTGAAAGTGGGCAATGCCATCCGCAAGCTGGTGTTGCTGAAGCTGGCCGATCAGGCCAATGACAGGGGGGAATGCCGGCCTTCCTATGCTTCCGTGGCCGAGGCGGCGGAGTGTTCGAGCAGGGCGGTAATCAACCATATCCGCTGGCTGGAGGAATACGGTTTTTTACGGATTGAAAAACGGAAAATCGGACACGGCCAAAATCTGACGAATGTTTACCATCTGACGCTGGAAAACGGAAGGAGCGGGCTATGA
- a CDS encoding LexA family transcriptional regulator, whose translation MNRLERVKTLIEENYNGNQTEFARAIGKAAAQVNQWVNGYRNIGDGAAANIETALDLPRGWLDGEAGHAYRSDTPVVRAGWLSVPRLAATGEMGAGIEADDPDAVIDFVVVARAWAKQQFGGSLDSLRVINAKGDSMEDTISDGDIVFADSSVCCYEGDGIYVIATASGLRIKRLQALIGGGLNIISDNKAYPVETIPPESLEHIRICGRVKGRWTLGTF comes from the coding sequence ATGAATAGATTAGAACGGGTTAAAACCCTTATTGAAGAAAACTATAACGGTAATCAGACAGAATTTGCCCGCGCCATCGGCAAAGCGGCGGCACAGGTAAATCAATGGGTAAACGGATACCGCAATATCGGCGACGGTGCGGCAGCCAATATAGAAACCGCCCTAGACCTTCCGCGCGGCTGGCTCGACGGCGAAGCGGGGCACGCCTACCGCAGCGACACCCCCGTTGTCCGTGCGGGCTGGCTTTCCGTCCCCCGTCTGGCCGCCACCGGCGAAATGGGCGCGGGCATCGAAGCCGACGATCCCGATGCCGTGATTGATTTTGTCGTTGTTGCCCGCGCCTGGGCCAAACAGCAATTCGGCGGCAGCCTCGACAGCCTGCGCGTCATCAACGCCAAAGGCGACAGCATGGAAGACACCATCTCCGACGGCGACATCGTTTTTGCCGACAGCTCCGTCTGCTGCTACGAAGGCGACGGCATCTACGTCATCGCCACCGCCTCCGGCCTGCGCATCAAACGCCTGCAAGCACTCATCGGCGGCGGCCTCAACATCATTTCCGACAACAAAGCCTACCCCGTGGAAACCATCCCCCCCGAAAGCCTCGAACACATCCGCATCTGCGGCCGCGTCAAAGGCCGCTGGACGCTGGGTACGTTTTGA
- a CDS encoding toxin-antitoxin system HicB family antitoxin, with protein sequence MTTVTLRIPDEKHSRLRLLAESRGMSVNKLMDEAATVMLAEFDAENRFKARAAQGDVQTALTLLDKALDV encoded by the coding sequence ATGACGACCGTAACCCTACGCATTCCCGATGAAAAACACAGCCGCCTGCGCCTGTTGGCCGAATCGCGCGGCATGAGCGTGAACAAACTGATGGACGAAGCCGCAACCGTGATGCTGGCGGAATTTGATGCCGAAAACCGCTTTAAAGCCCGCGCCGCACAAGGCGATGTGCAAACTGCACTGACATTGCTGGATAAAGCACTCGATGTCTGA
- a CDS encoding transcriptional regulator: MKLIDYLSGGVSASELSKKVGVSPAFLWQVKNGHRKMPPKYCPKIEQATGGLVSRKDLRPDDWHEIWPELKEV; the protein is encoded by the coding sequence ATGAAATTAATTGATTATTTGAGCGGCGGAGTTTCCGCCTCCGAGTTGTCAAAAAAAGTGGGAGTCAGTCCCGCGTTTTTATGGCAAGTCAAAAACGGACACAGAAAAATGCCGCCGAAATATTGCCCGAAAATCGAGCAGGCGACGGGCGGGCTGGTTTCGCGCAAAGACCTGCGGCCTGACGACTGGCACGAGATTTGGCCTGAATTGAAGGAGGTGTGA
- a CDS encoding type II toxin-antitoxin system VapC family toxin — protein sequence MIVLDNNALVFLYRPEGGQEDHSIRMKHLFECQKEQGGIFGIPAPVLSEFLIGEPSPAKRQEFLQLFGAKSRIFKILPFDMKSAAVCAIISDRLKNLPNEESKEPRQKIKIDRQIIAIALSNSAQSVISHDKNLLNTAARLDLKAMSVEDIELPPEMQPGLF from the coding sequence ATGATCGTGCTGGACAACAACGCCTTGGTTTTCCTTTACCGCCCCGAGGGCGGGCAGGAAGACCACAGCATCAGGATGAAGCACCTGTTTGAATGCCAAAAAGAACAAGGCGGCATTTTCGGCATACCCGCCCCCGTGCTATCCGAGTTTCTCATCGGCGAACCAAGCCCCGCCAAACGGCAGGAATTTTTGCAACTGTTTGGCGCGAAAAGCCGGATTTTCAAAATACTGCCTTTCGATATGAAAAGCGCGGCCGTCTGCGCCATCATCTCCGACAGGCTCAAAAACCTGCCAAACGAAGAAAGCAAAGAACCGCGCCAAAAAATCAAAATCGACCGTCAGATTATCGCAATCGCCCTAAGCAACAGCGCACAGTCCGTTATCTCCCACGATAAAAACCTACTGAACACAGCAGCCAGGCTGGACTTGAAAGCCATGTCGGTTGAAGACATAGAACTGCCGCCCGAAATGCAGCCGGGCTTGTTTTAA
- a CDS encoding DUF4760 domain-containing protein, producing the protein MAEYQILGQPLGYWLQTVAIVASAVFAGWQIKALRKQHVSNDIQWKQRATIDAVMADRKDDNLIRSRRVYAKLKQANTNFDAIGSAPLLENEECNHAILDILNNYEFMAAGIREDAFDEQIYKRMKRSLIIADWQILNIYIQALRKRECRPKLFAEFQWLAEKWQNES; encoded by the coding sequence ATGGCCGAATATCAAATACTCGGGCAACCCCTTGGCTACTGGTTACAAACAGTAGCCATTGTTGCATCGGCGGTCTTTGCCGGATGGCAAATCAAAGCCCTGCGCAAACAGCATGTCAGCAACGACATTCAGTGGAAACAGCGGGCAACGATAGATGCGGTGATGGCCGACCGTAAAGACGACAACCTCATCCGTTCGCGCCGCGTTTATGCCAAACTCAAACAGGCAAATACCAACTTTGATGCCATCGGCAGTGCGCCGCTGTTGGAAAACGAAGAGTGTAACCACGCCATTCTCGACATTCTGAACAACTACGAATTTATGGCTGCGGGCATACGCGAAGACGCATTCGACGAGCAGATATACAAACGGATGAAACGCTCCCTGATTATTGCCGACTGGCAGATATTGAACATTTACATACAAGCCCTGCGCAAGCGGGAATGCCGCCCAAAACTGTTTGCCGAATTTCAATGGCTTGCCGAAAAATGGCAAAATGAAAGCTAA
- a CDS encoding Mor transcription activator family protein: protein MRNVDDGDLRALRHLLPASVAQMAQVAGWDAVLRLVSRFGGANFPVGKNSTAAGRRLHERLAEEIGEEAALRLGRAYGAQRYLWLPKCDAVLRELRDRAIRRGFDRMTGEGMGAHEAAALLALEHNLTQRRVWDVLKKTDNTQLPLFGDMEDAR, encoded by the coding sequence ATGAGGAATGTGGATGACGGCGATTTGCGCGCGCTGCGGCATCTTTTGCCGGCGAGCGTGGCGCAGATGGCGCAGGTGGCCGGCTGGGATGCGGTGCTGCGTTTGGTGTCGCGTTTTGGCGGCGCGAATTTTCCGGTGGGAAAAAACAGCACGGCGGCGGGCAGGCGGCTGCATGAGCGGCTGGCGGAGGAAATCGGCGAGGAGGCGGCCTTGCGCTTGGGGCGGGCATATGGTGCGCAGCGGTATTTGTGGCTGCCCAAATGTGATGCCGTGCTGCGCGAGCTGCGCGACCGTGCCATCCGGCGCGGCTTCGACCGGATGACGGGCGAGGGGATGGGGGCGCATGAGGCGGCCGCGCTTTTGGCTTTGGAACACAATCTGACGCAGCGGCGGGTGTGGGACGTATTGAAAAAAACCGACAACACGCAACTGCCTTTGTTTGGAGATATGGAAGATGCACGATAA
- a CDS encoding putative toxin-antitoxin system toxin component, PIN family, with the protein MIDTNILVGAYMGSRGSNRLLAACLQKRFIPLVGSALLAEYEDLIAREDVFAGCPLNLAERNQVLNALLSVAQWTRIYYLWRPNLRDEGDNHLIELAVAGRAQYIATRNLKDFAHSQLIFPEIKICTPETLLEQR; encoded by the coding sequence GTGATAGATACCAATATCCTGGTTGGCGCGTACATGGGTTCGCGCGGTTCAAACCGGCTGCTTGCCGCCTGTTTGCAAAAGCGTTTTATCCCGCTTGTCGGCTCTGCCCTACTGGCAGAATATGAAGACCTGATCGCACGGGAAGATGTGTTTGCAGGCTGTCCCCTAAACCTTGCCGAGCGCAACCAAGTGCTGAACGCCCTGCTTTCCGTTGCCCAATGGACGCGCATTTACTACCTTTGGCGGCCCAATCTGCGCGACGAAGGCGACAACCACCTGATTGAGCTTGCCGTAGCAGGACGTGCGCAATATATCGCCACCCGCAATCTGAAAGATTTTGCACACAGCCAGCTTATCTTTCCCGAAATCAAAATCTGCACGCCCGAAACCCTGTTGGAGCAACGATGA
- a CDS encoding phage minor head protein, producing MAEQIRFNTLIDRAAFDFLKSKKLLPGFSHYDVWLYEHAVAFTVAKMMDKDMLAETKAAVEVAIANGTGWHTFQKQLKPYLMARGWWGESVMLDPVDGAAKTVRLGSTRRLRTIFHTNFHTAHAAGRWVRVQAAKEELPYLKYLPSVAGERREAHKRYYNLILPVEHELWKQIFPPNGYGCLCGVIQLSEKQALRERREDIGKNPAAFTPEQIENSKQGRLDDKPDIKMVEAVNPRTGQVVRIPADITPSFAHNHGDRLGALQALFGQKHGNDAVEKMIAEREAYLSGKVYFTGLNTVNLYKAPPEKEVARLDKDASGNSRRHEAETAAQWQQAHGVRLEPYDLEKAGGKPDFLIADQDLPRSQWQTIDFMFTEDPGNEFKIGKFNQYFADTASHWTDQVKQIQKHLAKADIVPLDLRRLNALNRAKVLGYVLSLPQEQQDKIYIILGK from the coding sequence ATGGCTGAGCAAATCCGCTTCAACACCTTAATCGACCGCGCCGCGTTCGACTTTCTCAAAAGCAAAAAGCTGCTGCCGGGTTTTTCCCATTACGACGTATGGCTGTACGAACACGCCGTGGCCTTTACCGTGGCGAAAATGATGGACAAGGACATGCTGGCCGAAACGAAAGCGGCGGTAGAGGTGGCAATTGCCAACGGCACAGGCTGGCACACCTTCCAAAAGCAGCTCAAACCCTATCTGATGGCACGCGGCTGGTGGGGCGAATCCGTCATGCTCGACCCTGTGGACGGCGCGGCAAAAACCGTACGGCTGGGCAGCACCCGCCGCCTGCGCACCATCTTTCACACCAACTTCCACACCGCCCACGCGGCGGGGCGGTGGGTGCGCGTGCAGGCGGCCAAAGAGGAGCTTCCCTACCTCAAATACCTGCCCAGCGTGGCGGGCGAACGGCGCGAGGCGCACAAGCGTTACTACAACCTCATCCTGCCCGTAGAGCATGAATTGTGGAAACAGATTTTTCCGCCCAACGGCTACGGCTGCCTGTGCGGCGTAATCCAGCTTAGCGAAAAACAGGCCCTGCGCGAACGCAGGGAGGACATCGGAAAAAATCCCGCAGCCTTTACCCCCGAACAAATCGAAAACAGCAAACAAGGCCGCCTGGACGACAAACCCGACATTAAGATGGTGGAGGCCGTCAATCCGCGCACAGGGCAGGTGGTGCGCATCCCCGCCGACATTACCCCGAGCTTCGCCCACAACCACGGCGACAGACTGGGCGCGTTGCAGGCTCTGTTCGGGCAGAAACACGGCAATGATGCGGTGGAAAAAATGATTGCCGAACGGGAAGCCTATCTGTCCGGCAAGGTGTATTTCACGGGTTTGAACACCGTAAACCTGTACAAAGCCCCGCCCGAAAAAGAAGTGGCGCGGCTGGATAAAGACGCGTCGGGCAACAGCCGCCGCCACGAGGCCGAAACGGCGGCGCAATGGCAGCAGGCGCACGGCGTGCGGCTCGAGCCTTACGATTTGGAAAAAGCGGGCGGAAAACCCGACTTCCTCATTGCCGACCAAGACCTGCCGCGCAGCCAGTGGCAGACCATCGATTTTATGTTTACCGAAGACCCCGGCAACGAGTTCAAAATCGGCAAGTTCAACCAATATTTCGCTGATACGGCGAGTCATTGGACAGACCAAGTCAAACAAATACAGAAGCACTTGGCAAAAGCTGACATAGTGCCGCTGGATTTGCGCCGCCTCAATGCCTTGAACAGGGCGAAAGTCCTCGGCTATGTGTTATCATTGCCGCAGGAACAACAAGATAAGATTTACATTATTTTAGGGAAATGA
- a CDS encoding RusA family crossover junction endodeoxyribonuclease: MKTLRPSESLLIRINGIPQGKGRPRFTKSGRAYTPAKTRRYEAAVQEAALAAAAIQGFVKHDGDTPLEACITAWFPIPASWPKKKREAAAAGGIYPTAKPDADNLCKAILDALNGIAYRDDKQIVSCHVCKRYTCRDDDTPRVVVHIAPMKTLAQLREAAFSDGLREGWDGN, from the coding sequence ATGAAAACACTAAGGCCGTCTGAAAGCCTGCTGATCCGCATCAACGGCATACCGCAGGGCAAAGGCCGTCCGCGCTTTACCAAGTCGGGACGCGCCTACACGCCCGCCAAGACGCGCCGCTACGAAGCGGCCGTGCAGGAAGCCGCGCTGGCTGCCGCCGCGATACAGGGTTTTGTGAAGCACGATGGGGATACGCCGCTGGAAGCCTGCATTACGGCATGGTTTCCGATTCCCGCGTCGTGGCCGAAGAAGAAACGCGAAGCGGCGGCGGCGGGCGGAATCTATCCGACGGCCAAACCGGATGCGGACAACCTCTGCAAAGCGATACTCGACGCGCTCAACGGCATTGCCTACCGCGACGACAAGCAGATCGTGTCCTGCCATGTGTGCAAACGCTACACCTGCCGCGACGACGATACGCCGCGCGTGGTGGTGCATATCGCGCCGATGAAGACTTTGGCGCAACTGCGCGAAGCGGCGTTTTCAGACGGCCTGCGGGAGGGATGGGATGGCAATTGA
- a CDS encoding ATP-binding protein has product MKSVGEMMKSSHTLAAMLTPLSETQKHCDRHGTDYTERVYRRYTQGCPECAKEAEQQRRQAEEAALAARQAEQQRRIIEQRIGMARIPKRFAERTVAGYCVDADNRPQRYNIERIKAYAHEFSQGHSGRNLALLGNPGTGKTHLACAVARHVIRNCGGMARFCSVSELNRTVREAKSYGSAYTESQIIAAFGGYDLLVIDEVGVQSGTDAESRALFDVFNERYQNCRPTILISNLDFNGLREAVGARIADRVKEDGGEVLVFNWESYRQ; this is encoded by the coding sequence GTGAAATCCGTCGGCGAAATGATGAAAAGCAGCCATACGCTGGCCGCCATGCTGACCCCGCTCAGCGAAACGCAAAAGCATTGCGACAGGCACGGCACGGACTACACCGAGCGCGTTTACCGCCGCTACACGCAGGGCTGTCCCGAGTGTGCGAAAGAGGCGGAGCAGCAGCGCAGGCAGGCCGAAGAGGCGGCTCTTGCGGCAAGGCAGGCGGAGCAGCAGCGCAGGATCATCGAGCAGCGTATCGGCATGGCACGCATCCCCAAACGCTTTGCCGAACGCACCGTCGCAGGCTACTGCGTGGATGCGGACAACCGGCCGCAACGCTACAACATCGAGCGCATCAAAGCCTATGCGCACGAGTTTTCACAAGGCCACAGCGGCCGCAATCTCGCCCTGCTGGGCAATCCGGGAACGGGAAAAACCCACCTTGCCTGCGCCGTTGCCCGCCACGTTATCCGCAATTGCGGCGGTATGGCGCGGTTTTGCAGCGTGTCGGAACTCAACCGCACGGTACGCGAAGCCAAAAGCTACGGCAGTGCCTACACCGAATCGCAGATTATCGCGGCATTCGGCGGCTATGATTTGCTGGTGATCGACGAGGTGGGCGTGCAAAGCGGCACGGATGCCGAAAGCCGCGCCCTGTTCGACGTGTTCAACGAACGCTATCAGAACTGCCGCCCGACCATCCTGATTTCCAATCTCGATTTTAACGGCCTGCGCGAAGCAGTCGGCGCACGGATTGCCGATCGTGTGAAAGAGGACGGCGGCGAAGTGCTGGTCTTCAACTGGGAAAGCTACCGGCAATGA
- a CDS encoding ribbon-helix-helix protein, CopG family — protein sequence METKKYDQAAYNRKSREKHGIRQKSFALDPDTIALLERLAAERGETQTAVFKAALNKLAEG from the coding sequence ATGGAAACGAAAAAATACGACCAAGCCGCCTACAACCGCAAAAGCCGCGAGAAACACGGCATACGCCAGAAGTCTTTTGCGCTCGACCCCGACACCATAGCCCTACTGGAGCGGCTGGCGGCAGAACGCGGCGAAACCCAAACCGCCGTATTCAAAGCAGCCTTGAATAAATTGGCAGAAGGTTGA
- a CDS encoding ribbon-helix-helix protein, CopG family yields MALSRHEIQKKSDQKRGVKNKAFKMKLEDIALIEETAQRLGISQIDLVVRAVREYAERKP; encoded by the coding sequence ATGGCACTGTCAAGACACGAAATCCAAAAGAAATCCGACCAAAAGCGCGGTGTAAAAAACAAAGCCTTCAAAATGAAGCTGGAAGACATCGCGCTAATCGAGGAAACCGCCCAAAGGCTGGGCATCAGCCAAATCGACCTGGTTGTCCGCGCCGTGCGCGAATACGCCGAACGCAAGCCCTAG